One Brassica oleracea var. oleracea cultivar TO1000 chromosome C7, BOL, whole genome shotgun sequence genomic window carries:
- the LOC106301218 gene encoding BTB/POZ domain-containing protein NPY3-like, producing the protein MKFMKLGTKPDSFQSDEDCIRYVASDLATDVVVNVVDVKFYLHKFPLLSKSARLQKLIAATVDEQSDAAEINIPDIPGGPPAFEMCAKFCYGMTVTLSAYNVVAARCAAEYLEMYESTESGNLVYKIEFFLSSSVLRSWKDSITVLQTTRTLHPWSEDVKKIDERCLESIASKAAAEPARVDWSYTYNRRKVSNDNGVARDWWVEDLAELSIDLYKRVVSTIRRKGGVSPEVIGEALEVYAAKRIQIDDDDDVDEQRCLLETLVSLLPSEKQSVSCGFLIKLLKSSVSLEDVRRKLSRRIGEKLEEASVDDLLIRASSEGCETVYNIDIVETLIDEFITQTKKRDELVCSDMSVSDSSKSIVAKLMDGYLAEISRIEPNFSTSKFIAIAEKVSCFPRSSHDGVYRAIDMFLKQHPGISKSEKKSICRLMDCRKLSQEACAHAVQNERLPLRVVVQILFFEQVRPTAKPLLPPSTSHGSSRKTTEEEECDSVTATEETTRDKTSSSEKTKAKGVVMSRIFSKLWAGKDRDGVGDVSRSDTSESPGSATTTVDDKSTPSTRRRRSPS; encoded by the exons ATGAAGTTTATGAAACTTGGAACCAAACCGGATTCATTTCAGTCTGATGAAGATTGCATAAG GTATGTAGCATCTGATTTAGCAACCGATGTAGTTGTCAACGTTGTAGATGTGAAATTCTATCTTCACAAG TTTCCTCTGCTCTCAAAAAGCGCTCGTCTTCAGAAACTGATAGCTGCAACGGTCGACGAACAATCAGACGCTGCTGAGATAAACATACCCGATATTCCAGGAGGCCCTCCAGCGTTTGAGATGTGCGCCAAGTTCTGTTACGGTATGACCGTAACACTCAGCGCTTACAATGTCGTAGCTGCTCGTTGCGCTGCTGAGTATCTCGAGATGTATGAATCTACCGAGAGCGGCAATCTTGTTTACAAGATCGAGTTTTTCTTGAGCTCGAGTGTTTTGAGAAGCTGGAAAGACTCCATCACTGTTCTCCAGACGACAAGAACGTTACATCCGTGGTCCGAAGATGTGAAGAAGATCGATGAGAGATGTTTGGAATCAATCGCTTCGAAGGCTGCAGCGGAACCAGCGAGAGTAGATTGGTCTTATACGTATAACAGAAGAAAAGTTAGCAACGACAATGGTGTGGCTAGAGATTGGTGGGTGGAGGATCTCGCCGAGCTTAGCATTGATTTATACAAAAGAGTTGTTTCTACGATCAGAAGGAAAGGCGGTGTTTCGCCTGAGGTTATAGGAGAAGCTCTTGAGGTATATGCTGCCAAGAGAATACAAATAGATGATGATGATGATGTGGACGAACAGAGGTGTTTGTTGGAGACATTGGTCTCGTTGTTGCCTAGTGAGAAACAGAGTGTTTCTTGTGGGTTCTTGATCAAGCTGTTGAAATCATCGGTTTCTCTGGAAGACGTGAGGAGAAAGTTAAGTAGGAGAATAGGAGAGAAGCTAGAGGAAGCAAGTGTGGATGATCTCTTGATCAGAGCTTCTTCAGAAGGATGTGAAACGGTCTATAACATTGACATTGTTGAGACTTTAATCGATGAGTTTATTACACAAACAAAGAAAAGAGATGAGCTTGTTTGTTCAGACATGTCTGTTTCAGACAGCTCGAAATCAATTGTCGCCAAGCTAATGGATGGATACTTAGCTGAGATCTCGAGAATCGAACCAAATTTCTCTACTTCAAAGTTCATTGCAATAGCAGAGAAGGTTTCTTGTTTCCCAAGATCATCACACGATGGAGTTTATCGTGCCATTGACATGTTCTTGAAG CAACATCCAGGAATATCAAAGAGTGAGAAGAAATCGATATGTCGATTAATGGACTGCCGGAAACTATCACAGGAGGCATGTGCTCACGCCGTGCAAAACGAGCGGTTACCTTTACGTGTCGTTGTGCAGATACTCTTCTTCGAGCAGGTTCGCCCCACCGCTAAACCTTTGCTTCCACCGAGCACCTCTCACGGGAGCTCGAGGAAGACGACGGAAGAAGAAGAGTGTGACTCAGTAACAGCCACGGAGGAGACGACGAGAGACAAGACGAGTAGTTCTGAGAAGACCAAGGCTAAAGGAGTTGTGATGTCACGGATTTTCTCGAAGCTTTGGGCTGGTAAAGACAGAGATGGGGTCGGAGATGTTAGTCGCTCGGATACTAGTGAAAGTCCTGGCTCAGCCACCACCACCGTCGATGATAAATCGACACCGTCCACCCGCCGGAGAAGATCACCCTCTTGA
- the LOC106304843 gene encoding probable N-acetyltransferase HLS1, which produces MGKGFQVVVVRDYDPSRDLKRVEELEKSCEVGSLLVDLMGDPLARIRQSPSFYMLVAEIDTEIVGMIRGTIKTVTRGGNALHDGNSPVISTTKLAFVSGLRVSPYYRRMGIGLKLVQRLEDWFRLNDAAYAYVQTENDNAASVKLFTEKSGYSKYRTPTFLVNPVFNHRVTVSRRVKIIKVDPSDAESIYRNRFSSTEFFPSDINSILTNKLSLGTFLAVPRGSDYVSGSLPGSWAVISIWNSKEVYKLQVQGTSRLKRTLAKTTRVLDGALPFLKIPSFPNLFKPFAMHFLYGIGGEGPQAAEMVEALCSHAHNIAKKSGCAVVAAEVGSCEPLRAGIPHWKALSPEDLWCLKRLRDDDDGVDWTKSTPGLSVFVDPRDL; this is translated from the exons ATGGGGAAAGGTTTTCAAGTAGTTGTGGTGAGAGATTATGATCCAAGCAGAGACTTAAAGAGAGTGGAAGAGCTTGAGAAAAGCTGTGAAGTCGGGTCTTTATTAGTTGATCTCATGGGTGACCCGCTTGCTCGGATCCGACAATCTCCTTCTTTCTACATGCTG GTGGCTGAGATCGATACTGAGATAGTTGGGATGATCAGAGGAACGATCAAGACAGTGACACGCGGTGGAAATGCATTACACGATGGCAATTCACCGGTAATAAGCACCACCAAACTCGCCTTCGTCTCCGGCCTCCGAGTCTCTCCGTACTACAG GAGGATGGGAATTGGATTGAAATTGGTCCAAAGGCTCGAAGATTGGTTTCGACTAAACGACGCCGCTTACGCATACGTGCAAACGGAAAACGACAACGCAGCTTCGGTCAAACTCTTCACCGAGAAAAGCGGTTATTCCAAGTACCGAACACCTACTTTCCTGGTCAACCCTGTCTTTAACCACCGAGTCACAGTCTCACGCCGAGTCAAAATCATCAAAGTCGATCCCTCCGACGCCGAGTCAATCTACCGCAACCGGTTCTCCTCCACCGAGTTTTTCCCTTCGGACATCAACTCAATCCTCACCAACAAACTCTCTTTAGGCACTTTCCTGGCCGTGCCACGTGGCAGTGACTACGTTTCCGGGTCTCTACCCGGGTCATGGGCAGTTATAAGTATCTGGAACAGCAAAGAAGTGTACAAGCTTCAAGTTCAAGGGACTTCTCGTCTCAAACGCACATTAGCGAAGACGACGCGCGTTTTAGACGGCGCGTTACCGTTTCTGAAGATCCCGTCGTTTCCTAATCTTTTCAAGCCATTCGCCATGCATTTCTTGTATGGTATCGGCGGAGAAGGGCCACAGGCCGCGGAGATGGTGGAGGCGCTTTGTTCACACGCTCATAACATAGCTAAAAAGAGTGGCTGCGCCGTTGTGGCTGCTGAAGTGGGGAGCTGTGAGCCACTCAGAGCTGGTATCCCTCACTGGAAGGCTCTCTCGCCGGAGGATTTGTGGTGCTTGAAACGTCTCCGAGATGATGATGACGGTGTAGACTGGACTAAGTCAACGCCTGGATTGTCCGTTTTCGTTGACCCTAGAGATTTATAA
- the LOC106301405 gene encoding LOB domain-containing protein 37-like — MSCNGCRVLRKGCSENCILRPCIQWIETADAQGHATVFVAKFFGRAGLMSFISAVPESQRPALFQSLLYEACGRTVNPVNGAIGMLWTGNWNVCQAAVETVLRGGSLRPIPELLAHGGGFAGFPTATSEEASEICTEMLNLQQNDGSDDRNMYHHSRFSSSRTRSRLDSSPTKRKRVACSEQQPSSELDLSLIPNFPIKTTPSSTRQRSRTPSMNSEESVTTTTTPTSFWDNTATGGDMYGNGGGETSKLLNLFV, encoded by the exons ATGAGCTGCAATGGTTGCCGTGTGCTCCGAAAAGGTTGCAGCGAGAACTGCATACTCCGACCATGTATTCAGTGGATAGAAACCGCCGATGCACAGGGACACGCCACCGTATTCGTAGCTAAATTCTTCGGTCGAGCCGGTTTAATGTCTTTCATCTCCGCTGTACCGGAATCTCAACGACCCG CTTTGTTTCAGTCTTTGCTCTACGAAGCATGTGGAAGAACAGTGAACCCAGTCAACGGAGCAATCGGGATGCTGTGGACGGGAAACTGGAACGTCTGCCAAGCTGCTGTTGAGACGGTGCTTCGCGGCGGTTCCTTGAGACCGATCCCTGAGCTTCTCGCTCACGGCGGCGGTTTCGCTGGCTTTCCAACGGCTACTTCTGAAGAAGCATCCGAGATCTGCACGGAAATGTTGAATCTCCAGCAGAACGATGGTTCCGACGACCGTAACATGTACCATCACTCTAGATTTTCAAGCTCTAGAACCAGATCCAGACTAGATTCTTCTCCGACCAAACGTAAGCGAGTAGCGTGTTCGGAGCAACAACCATCATCGGAGCTTGATCTATCTTTGATCCCTAATTTCCCTATTAAAACAACGCCTTCTTCCACACGGCAGCGATCAAGAACACCCTCGATGAACTCTGAGGAGTCAGTGACTACTACTACTACACCGACGTCGTTTTGGGATAACACTGCTACTGGTGGTGACATGTACGGAAACGGAGGAGGAGAGACAAGCAAGCTGCTTAACCTTTTTGTTTAA